Within the Rhodothermia bacterium genome, the region TGTTCGGGCAGGTCGGGGCCATACGTCGAGGCCATGACACAGATTTTGGGCATTACCCGGTCGGTTTTATTCGAAGCTGGCGCGGGTATGTTCAACCTTAACACGGGTGTCGTAAAATGGCATCCCGCCTATGACGAACGAGTAGAACAAGCCATCCAAGAGGTGCAAAAATGGTTACAACTTGCCATACGTGGAACCAACTTGGTGTATGACTACGGCAAGCGTACACAAGCTGGAGTGGTCTGCCCAAGTCGAGATGAACTTGCCGCCTTTTTTCCGGTGGTTGAACGGTATATAGACCAACATTATCCGGAATTGGTGGCTTTTTTTACGCCCTATTCCATTGATGTTGTGCCCAAAGAAACCACCAAGGCCGATGGATTAAGGTGGCTTTCAAAAGAAACGGGTATTCCTTTGCATAAGATGGCCTATATCGGGGATGCAGGTATGGATATTGGCGCACTTAAGTTGGTTGGTTTTCCTTTTGCGCCGGCCAATGCCCATTCTTCCGTAAAAGCCTTAGGTATTCCTATAACCACCGGAAGTTTTGTTGAAGGCGTTTTAGAGGCATACAATTGGTGTGTCTCGTGGAATCATATGAAGTCTAAAGGCCGCGATACCGTACCAGAGGGTCTTTAATCACGCATATTGGGCAACATTCCTTCCTACGGGGTAGTTACATGGTCTGTTGCCATTTATCAATACGGAGGATCAACATGAAGCGGTTTCTGTTGCTGTTTTTATCAGCCTACTCTTTTATGGCCTGCGATCACTTTGTCCCGATTTGCATGGGAGCAAAAGAATGTTCGCCAGTAGAAAAAGAGCCATTCCGAATTTCAGACCGGAGTATGCAGGTGTCCTCCCAAATACAAATTTATGACCACCTGAATCCGCATGACTTTCCGAAAGACCAAGCTAATCTTCAAGAAGCATCGTTGGCCGGCCATCTTCTGAAACTGAAAGTATCCAGTAGCGGCGGATGTAGAACCCATGTTTGGGGGCTGGTTGGGAGTCCGGCCATCGCTAAATCGCTCCCGCCACAAAACAATATCTATTTAACGCATAACGCCAATGGCGACTTCTGCGAAGCGATGATCCACGAAACAT harbors:
- a CDS encoding HAD hydrolase family protein translates to MIALFVSDIDGCLSEVYEPHNLPTFQRISGFVGKKEPCFPEWSLCSGRSGPYVEAMTQILGITRSVLFEAGAGMFNLNTGVVKWHPAYDERVEQAIQEVQKWLQLAIRGTNLVYDYGKRTQAGVVCPSRDELAAFFPVVERYIDQHYPELVAFFTPYSIDVVPKETTKADGLRWLSKETGIPLHKMAYIGDAGMDIGALKLVGFPFAPANAHSSVKALGIPITTGSFVEGVLEAYNWCVSWNHMKSKGRDTVPEGL